The proteins below come from a single Methanotorris formicicus Mc-S-70 genomic window:
- a CDS encoding 4Fe-4S binding protein, which translates to MKVNYEKCGYCGACVGVCEKMAIELVENLIIIDNEKCTNCKLCMVVCPLNALEG; encoded by the coding sequence ATGAAAGTGAACTATGAGAAATGTGGTTACTGTGGAGCATGTGTTGGAGTTTGTGAAAAAATGGCAATAGAGTTGGTTGAAAACTTAATAATCATAGACAATGAAAAATGTACAAATTGTAAGTTGTGTATGGTAGTTTGCCCATTGAATGCCTTAGAGGGTTAA